In the genome of Desulfovibrio desulfuricans, one region contains:
- a CDS encoding TerC family protein — translation MWDLAWVTDPAAWAGLGTLVLLEVVLGVDNLVFISILVGKLPQEKKRQAFLTGLGLALLMRLVLLAFMARLVMLTNPLFTLGGHGYSARDLILMAGGVFLLLKGTMELHDRLEGHAGRFETRGPQVGYWQVIFQVIVLDAVFSLDSIITSVGMVDHVFIMMLAVVAAMVIMVLAAAPLLEFVERHPTVIVLCLGFLLMIGLSLLADGLGYHIPKGYMYAAIGFSVLVESCNQWALRSRRRRYSMRDMRESTARVILNLLGGGVPGGGEAQLEAAALAGDAGGQLFAPRERDMVARVIRLGGRTARFIMIPRQRVDWLDSNADRATATRYAAASRLAWLPVLRRDTDEVLGVVHPGDILLQEQQGIGSREWNLKTYLKPAPTIFEHTPLPTILEDFRTHPAPLAFVRNEYGSVVGVITPSELLSVLAGQMGDMPAGPEVCRRPDGSWMLPGRLAVDLFASWLGVSLPRRFSSATLGGLIMEKLGRIPEQGARLRYQGWELEITRMDRRRIDEVRAVKLLLPHNSEMRRKKK, via the coding sequence ATGTGGGATCTGGCATGGGTAACTGACCCCGCAGCCTGGGCTGGCCTGGGCACGCTGGTGCTGCTTGAGGTAGTGCTTGGCGTGGACAACCTGGTGTTCATTTCCATTCTGGTGGGCAAGCTGCCGCAGGAAAAAAAGCGTCAGGCCTTTTTGACAGGTCTGGGGCTTGCCCTGCTCATGCGCCTGGTGCTGCTGGCCTTTATGGCGCGCCTGGTCATGCTTACCAACCCGCTGTTTACACTGGGCGGTCACGGCTACTCGGCCCGCGACCTCATCCTTATGGCGGGCGGCGTCTTTTTGCTGCTCAAGGGCACCATGGAGCTGCACGACAGGCTTGAGGGCCACGCGGGCAGGTTTGAAACCCGAGGCCCGCAGGTTGGCTACTGGCAGGTTATTTTTCAGGTCATAGTGCTGGATGCGGTGTTTTCGCTTGATTCCATCATCACCTCGGTGGGCATGGTGGACCATGTGTTCATCATGATGCTTGCCGTGGTGGCGGCCATGGTCATCATGGTGCTGGCAGCCGCCCCCCTGCTGGAGTTTGTGGAGCGACACCCCACGGTCATTGTGCTCTGCCTGGGGTTTTTGCTGATGATCGGCCTGAGCCTTTTGGCCGACGGCCTGGGCTACCATATACCCAAGGGCTACATGTACGCTGCCATCGGTTTTTCCGTGCTGGTGGAGTCCTGCAACCAGTGGGCCCTGCGCAGCAGGCGCAGGCGCTACAGCATGCGCGACATGCGCGAATCAACGGCCAGGGTCATCCTCAACCTGCTAGGCGGGGGCGTGCCCGGCGGGGGCGAGGCCCAGCTTGAAGCTGCGGCCCTTGCCGGCGACGCTGGCGGGCAGCTTTTTGCCCCCAGGGAGAGGGATATGGTGGCCCGCGTGATCCGTCTTGGCGGGCGCACGGCGCGGTTTATCATGATTCCGCGCCAGCGCGTGGACTGGCTGGACAGCAACGCCGACCGCGCCACCGCCACCCGCTACGCCGCCGCCTCGAGGCTCGCGTGGTTGCCGGTGTTGCGGCGCGATACCGACGAGGTGCTGGGTGTTGTGCACCCCGGCGATATTTTGCTGCAGGAGCAGCAGGGCATCGGCAGCCGCGAGTGGAACCTCAAAACCTACCTGAAGCCAGCGCCCACCATATTTGAACACACGCCCCTGCCGACCATACTCGAGGACTTTCGCACCCACCCCGCCCCCCTGGCCTTTGTGCGCAACGAGTACGGCAGCGTGGTGGGCGTCATCACCCCCTCAGAGCTGCTCAGCGTGCTGGCTGGTCAGATGGGCGACATGCCCGCCGGGCCCGAGGTGTGCCGCAGACCCGATGGCAGCTGGATGTTGCCCGGACGGCTGGCGGTTGACCTGTTTGCCAGCTGGCTGGGGGTAAGCCTGCCGCGCCGCTTTAGCAGCGCCACGCTTGGGGGGCTGATCATGGAGAAGCTGGGGCGCATCCCCGAGCAGGGCGCACGTCTGCGTTATCAGGGCTGGGAGCTGGAGATTACGCGCATGGACCGCCGCCGTATCGACGAAGTGCGGGCGGTCAAGCTGCTTTTGCCGCACAACAGCGAAATGCGCAGGAAAAAAAAGTAA
- a CDS encoding ACT domain-containing protein codes for MNGSITSALTTLHLSVNNHPGVLSHVCGLFAGRAYNLEGVLITPEASGDTCRMWLVVKDDGRMEQIVKQVRKLHDVLDVQVGHTEPTVFNRLAGCLEC; via the coding sequence ATGAACGGTTCCATAACGAGCGCACTTACGACCTTGCACTTGAGCGTCAACAATCACCCCGGCGTGCTCTCGCACGTTTGCGGACTCTTTGCCGGACGCGCCTACAACCTTGAGGGCGTGCTGATTACGCCCGAAGCCAGCGGCGATACCTGCCGCATGTGGCTGGTTGTCAAGGATGACGGGCGGATGGAACAGATTGTAAAGCAGGTGCGCAAGCTGCACGACGTGCTCGATGTGCAGGTGGGCCACACAGAGCCGACGGTGTTCAACCGTCTGGCGGGTTGCCTTGAATGCTGA
- the rpsB gene encoding 30S ribosomal protein S2, with amino-acid sequence MAYVSMKQMLETGVHFGHQTRRWNPKMRPYIFGARNGIHIIDLQQTVKLFRVAYDKVVDTVSKGGKVLFIGTKRQAQEAVAAEAGRAGQYHVTNRWMGGTLTNFVTIQKSVDRLKKLEIMFADGTINRYQKKEILLLEREMNKLEQTLGGIKNMDRLPQLAFIIDPHREDIAVKECRKLGIPIVAVTDTNCDPDVIDLIIPGNDDAIRAIKLFVAAFAEACMEGESMSKDHKGEAVNAEEAMQKAEAAAPVQEAAAE; translated from the coding sequence ATGGCTTATGTCAGCATGAAGCAAATGCTGGAAACCGGCGTGCATTTTGGTCACCAGACCCGCCGCTGGAACCCCAAGATGCGTCCTTACATCTTTGGCGCCCGTAACGGCATCCATATCATCGACCTGCAGCAGACCGTCAAGCTGTTCCGCGTCGCTTACGACAAGGTGGTCGACACTGTCTCCAAGGGCGGCAAGGTGCTGTTCATCGGTACCAAGCGCCAGGCTCAGGAAGCAGTGGCCGCTGAAGCCGGCCGCGCCGGTCAGTACCATGTGACCAATCGTTGGATGGGCGGCACGCTCACCAACTTTGTCACCATCCAGAAGAGCGTGGACCGTCTGAAGAAGCTGGAAATCATGTTTGCCGACGGCACCATCAATCGCTACCAGAAGAAGGAAATTCTGCTTCTGGAACGCGAAATGAACAAGCTCGAGCAAACCCTGGGCGGTATCAAGAACATGGACCGTCTGCCCCAGCTTGCCTTTATCATCGATCCGCACCGTGAAGACATCGCCGTGAAGGAATGCCGCAAGCTCGGCATCCCGATCGTTGCCGTGACCGACACCAACTGCGACCCCGATGTCATTGATCTCATCATTCCCGGCAACGACGACGCCATCCGCGCCATCAAGCTGTTTGTGGCCGCTTTCGCCGAAGCCTGCATGGAAGGCGAATCCATGAGCAAGGACCACAAGGGCGAAGCCGTCAACGCCGAAGAAGCCATGCAGAAGGCCGAAGCTGCTGCCCCCGTGCAGGAAGCCGCTGCCGAATAG
- a CDS encoding insulinase family protein, whose product MNKHGFTLLTEQYLHEVDGTARLWRHDATGAQLLSVVNGDENKCFGVSFRTPPADSTGVAHILEHSVLCGSDKYPVKEPFVELLKGSLSTFLNAFTYPDKTCYPIASCNLRDFYNLTDVYIDAVFHPRITEDIFRQEGWHVEAETSDGPWSYKGVVYNEMKGVYSSPDSVLAEQSQQALFPDTLYSLDSGGNPANIPDLTYEAFYDFHSRYYHPSNARFFFWGDDPEDERLRLTAAALEGYTARPVDSAVPLQPRLETPRQIEVPYAASKDEKRALFTVNWLLGERGDVHQALLMEMLEHILEGLPGSPLRKALIASGLGEDTTGCGLETDLRQMYYSTGLKGVAPRDVQQAELLIFDTLAQLVEEGIPRSAVEAAVNSVEFAYRENNSGRFPRGLAAMVQSLTTWLYDGDPLAPLAWEAPLNALKARIEAGEPVFEQAIKDWFLNNEHRATVILMPDAKLGQLRDEAEKARVDSVQAAAGSDQRARMVAETARLMEAQEAPDSPEALATIPALGLEDLPRENAIIPRAMAELPETFLTHELPTQGIAYTTLLLPLTNVPDRLAPLLPLFARSLTETGTARRDFTELGALMAAKTGGLGADPLLGLVRGSRKTIGYLSVAGKAVYDKLPDLFALTREILLEPIKNADVLRERLGQMLLEAKARLEHGLQSAGHAAVSSRLRARFNGASALNERTSGLSYLENVRGLLQRMDTDAQSVLDDLEELRSRIIARPGAIFDCTAETQGLALVEAEARQLLRALAPARAGSESGFGSAPLDLPMGEAFIAPAQINYVGKAANIYDQGYVYHGSASVILRYLRMGYLWERVRVRGGAYGAFCNLDRLGGTLVCASYRDPNVEDTLAAFDGMAEYLRGFSPDKAQLTQAIVGAVGDIDSYLLPDAKGAQSLSRWLTDDNDAARALMRDEILSTTEKHFREFAEVLAEAARTGATCVLGGPKTEAAAKEHGWSSTKLV is encoded by the coding sequence ATGAACAAGCACGGTTTTACACTCCTTACCGAACAATACCTGCACGAAGTGGACGGCACCGCCCGTTTGTGGCGGCACGACGCCACCGGCGCGCAGCTGCTCTCCGTCGTCAACGGCGACGAAAACAAATGCTTTGGCGTGAGCTTTCGCACGCCGCCCGCAGATTCCACGGGCGTCGCCCATATACTCGAGCATTCCGTGCTCTGCGGGTCGGACAAATACCCCGTCAAGGAACCCTTTGTAGAGCTGCTCAAGGGCTCGCTGAGCACGTTTCTCAACGCCTTTACCTATCCCGACAAGACCTGCTACCCCATCGCAAGCTGCAACCTGCGCGATTTTTACAACCTCACCGACGTTTACATCGACGCCGTCTTTCACCCGCGCATTACCGAAGACATTTTCAGGCAGGAAGGCTGGCACGTGGAGGCCGAAACCTCCGACGGCCCATGGTCGTACAAGGGCGTGGTCTACAATGAAATGAAGGGCGTCTATTCCTCGCCCGACTCCGTGCTGGCAGAGCAGAGCCAGCAGGCGCTGTTTCCCGACACGTTGTACAGCCTTGATTCTGGCGGCAACCCCGCAAACATCCCCGACCTCACCTACGAAGCCTTTTACGACTTTCACAGCCGTTACTATCACCCGAGCAACGCCCGCTTTTTCTTTTGGGGCGACGACCCGGAGGACGAACGCCTGCGCCTGACCGCCGCCGCCCTTGAGGGCTATACGGCCCGACCGGTCGATTCCGCAGTGCCCCTGCAGCCCCGGCTCGAGACCCCGCGCCAGATCGAGGTGCCCTACGCGGCCTCCAAGGACGAAAAGCGCGCCCTGTTCACGGTCAACTGGCTGCTGGGCGAGCGCGGCGACGTGCATCAGGCACTGCTGATGGAGATGCTCGAGCATATCCTTGAGGGCCTGCCCGGCTCCCCCCTGCGCAAGGCGCTCATCGCCTCGGGCCTCGGCGAGGACACCACCGGCTGCGGGCTCGAAACCGACCTGCGCCAGATGTACTACTCCACCGGACTCAAGGGCGTGGCCCCGCGCGACGTGCAGCAGGCCGAGCTGCTTATTTTTGACACGCTGGCCCAGCTGGTGGAAGAAGGTATCCCCCGCTCCGCCGTCGAAGCCGCCGTCAACAGCGTGGAATTCGCCTACCGCGAAAACAATTCAGGCCGCTTCCCCCGGGGGCTGGCCGCCATGGTGCAGTCGCTGACCACCTGGCTGTATGACGGCGACCCGCTGGCTCCCCTGGCCTGGGAAGCGCCGCTCAACGCGCTCAAGGCCCGCATCGAAGCGGGCGAACCCGTGTTCGAGCAGGCCATCAAGGACTGGTTCCTCAACAACGAGCACAGGGCAACCGTCATCCTGATGCCCGACGCCAAGCTGGGACAGCTGCGCGACGAGGCGGAAAAAGCCCGCGTGGACTCGGTGCAGGCCGCCGCCGGTTCCGACCAACGCGCCCGCATGGTTGCCGAAACCGCCCGCCTGATGGAAGCCCAGGAGGCTCCCGACAGCCCTGAGGCGCTGGCGACCATTCCGGCCCTGGGGCTGGAAGACCTGCCGCGCGAAAACGCCATTATCCCCCGGGCCATGGCCGAGCTGCCCGAGACCTTTTTGACGCACGAGCTGCCCACGCAGGGCATTGCCTACACAACCCTGCTGCTGCCGCTCACCAACGTGCCCGACAGGCTTGCGCCCCTGCTGCCGCTTTTTGCCCGCTCCCTCACCGAGACGGGCACCGCGCGGCGCGACTTTACCGAGTTGGGCGCGCTCATGGCCGCAAAAACCGGCGGGCTTGGCGCAGACCCCCTGCTGGGGCTTGTGCGGGGCAGCCGCAAAACCATTGGCTACCTCAGCGTGGCGGGCAAGGCCGTGTACGACAAGCTGCCCGACCTCTTTGCCCTGACCCGCGAAATCCTGCTGGAGCCCATCAAGAACGCGGACGTGCTGCGCGAGCGGCTGGGGCAGATGCTGCTTGAGGCCAAGGCCCGGCTGGAGCACGGCCTGCAATCGGCAGGACATGCCGCCGTCAGCTCGCGCCTGCGGGCGCGCTTCAACGGCGCCAGCGCGCTGAACGAGCGCACCTCCGGCCTGAGCTACCTTGAAAACGTGCGCGGCCTGCTGCAACGCATGGATACGGACGCGCAGTCCGTCCTTGACGACCTGGAAGAGCTGCGCTCGCGCATCATCGCCCGCCCCGGCGCCATCTTTGACTGCACCGCCGAGACGCAAGGCCTGGCCCTGGTCGAGGCCGAGGCCCGTCAGCTGCTGCGCGCCCTTGCGCCAGCGCGAGCGGGGTCTGAATCAGGCTTTGGCAGCGCCCCGCTTGATCTGCCCATGGGCGAGGCCTTTATCGCTCCAGCCCAGATCAACTATGTGGGCAAGGCCGCCAACATATACGATCAGGGCTATGTGTACCACGGTTCGGCCAGCGTCATCCTGCGCTACCTGCGCATGGGCTACCTGTGGGAGCGCGTGCGCGTGCGCGGCGGGGCTTACGGGGCCTTTTGCAATCTTGACCGCCTGGGCGGCACCCTGGTGTGCGCCTCGTACCGCGACCCCAACGTGGAGGACACGCTGGCGGCCTTTGACGGCATGGCCGAATACCTGCGAGGCTTCAGCCCCGACAAGGCCCAGCTTACCCAGGCCATCGTGGGAGCCGTTGGCGACATAGACAGTTATCTGCTGCCCGACGCCAAGGGCGCGCAGTCCCTATCGCGCTGGCTCACGGACGACAATGACGCCGCCCGCGCCCTCATGCGCGACGAGATACTCTCCACGACAGAAAAGCACTTCCGCGAGTTTGCCGAGGTGCTGGCCGAGGCCGCGCGCACCGGGGCCACCTGCGTGCTGGGCGGCCCCAAGACCGAAGCCGCCGCCAAGGAGCACGGCTGGAGCAGCACCAAACTGGTGTAA
- the tsf gene encoding translation elongation factor Ts, producing the protein MAITAQLVKELREMTGAGMMDCKKALVEVEGELEKAVDWLRQKGMAKAAKKSGRATSEGLVTVSATADGMHIAMGSLLCETDFVARGEQFQTLAARISQVVLEKAPADAAALEAAIGEEVTQLIASVGENMQLGKFARFSKKGANDVVGQYIHANGKIGVLVYLSCGKAESAAKPEVQELAKNLAMQVAAASPQALDAASLDQAAVEREREVYRQKAIEEGKPAQIVDKIADGAVKKFQKEVCLMEQPYIRDDKKTISDIVREAAKTIGDEIKVTGFERIQLAAE; encoded by the coding sequence ATGGCTATCACTGCTCAATTGGTTAAAGAACTGCGCGAAATGACCGGCGCGGGCATGATGGACTGCAAAAAGGCCCTGGTTGAAGTGGAAGGCGAACTGGAAAAGGCCGTTGACTGGCTGCGCCAGAAGGGCATGGCCAAGGCTGCCAAAAAGTCCGGCCGCGCCACCAGCGAAGGCCTTGTGACCGTGAGCGCCACTGCCGACGGTATGCACATCGCCATGGGTTCGCTGCTGTGCGAAACCGACTTTGTGGCCCGTGGCGAACAGTTTCAGACCCTGGCCGCCCGCATTTCGCAGGTCGTGCTTGAAAAGGCCCCCGCTGATGCCGCCGCTCTCGAAGCCGCCATTGGTGAAGAAGTGACCCAGCTGATCGCCTCTGTGGGCGAAAACATGCAGCTTGGCAAGTTTGCCCGCTTCAGCAAGAAGGGCGCAAACGATGTGGTGGGTCAGTACATCCACGCCAACGGCAAGATCGGCGTGCTTGTGTATCTCTCTTGCGGCAAGGCCGAAAGCGCCGCCAAGCCCGAAGTGCAGGAACTGGCCAAGAACCTGGCCATGCAGGTAGCCGCCGCCAGCCCCCAGGCTCTTGACGCCGCCAGCCTTGATCAGGCCGCCGTGGAGCGTGAACGCGAAGTTTACCGCCAGAAGGCCATTGAAGAAGGCAAGCCCGCCCAGATCGTTGACAAGATTGCCGACGGCGCGGTGAAGAAGTTCCAGAAGGAAGTGTGCCTGATGGAGCAACCCTACATCCGCGACGACAAAAAGACCATTTCCGACATCGTGCGCGAAGCAGCCAAGACCATCGGCGACGAAATCAAGGTCACCGGTTTCGAACGCATTCAGCTTGCTGCCGAGTAG
- a CDS encoding bifunctional nucleoside/nucleotide kinase/histidine phosphatase family protein encodes MQKLYVAMVGLPARGKSTLAKRIRDGLMTEGIAARLFNNGDMRRALIGAESTDPNFYDPNNKVGREAREMICMRNMDQARDWLAHEGEVAILDATNVSRARRHLIETTLTDHPVLFVECVNEDQLLLNACIRRKTTLPEYASYTEEEALASFMKRISYYETIYDPLQDEKYWLRVDSTANRLLDERPCESSPYYPAIREMVVSVWIQCLYLARHGQTEFNLRGRIGGDPPLTATGRAQALALATHLRDKPIEWVFTSTRIRSHETATPLLSERPDAHAMAFKEFDEIWAGDCEGMLYSEIRERMPEVTQGRNASKYTYAYPHGESYAMLRERVQRGLRRALFLAGDAPLIIVGHQAINRVLLSLFLRQRNEDVPFMYIPQNQYYHISLTPRRKVFERVPYDDRQGASLLER; translated from the coding sequence ATGCAGAAACTATACGTCGCCATGGTGGGGCTGCCCGCACGAGGTAAATCCACCCTGGCAAAGCGCATCCGCGATGGGCTTATGACCGAAGGCATCGCCGCCAGGCTGTTCAACAACGGCGACATGCGGCGGGCGCTTATTGGCGCGGAATCAACCGATCCAAATTTTTATGACCCCAACAACAAGGTCGGCCGCGAGGCCCGCGAGATGATCTGCATGCGCAACATGGATCAGGCCCGCGACTGGCTGGCCCACGAGGGCGAGGTGGCCATTCTGGACGCCACCAATGTAAGCCGCGCCCGCAGACACCTTATTGAAACCACGCTCACCGACCATCCCGTACTGTTTGTGGAATGCGTCAACGAAGATCAGCTGCTGCTCAACGCCTGCATACGCCGCAAGACGACCCTGCCGGAATACGCCTCGTACACGGAGGAAGAAGCCCTTGCCAGCTTTATGAAGCGCATCAGCTATTACGAGACTATCTACGACCCCCTGCAGGACGAAAAATACTGGCTGCGGGTCGATTCCACAGCCAACCGCCTGCTGGACGAGCGCCCCTGCGAAAGCTCGCCCTACTACCCGGCTATCCGCGAGATGGTCGTCAGCGTCTGGATTCAGTGTCTGTATCTGGCGCGCCACGGGCAGACGGAATTCAACCTGCGAGGGCGCATCGGCGGCGACCCGCCGCTCACGGCCACAGGCCGCGCCCAGGCGCTGGCGTTGGCAACGCACCTGCGGGACAAGCCCATAGAATGGGTATTTACCTCCACGCGTATACGCTCGCACGAAACGGCAACCCCGCTGCTCAGCGAGCGTCCCGATGCCCATGCCATGGCCTTTAAGGAATTTGACGAGATATGGGCTGGCGACTGCGAGGGGATGCTCTACAGCGAAATACGCGAACGCATGCCCGAGGTGACCCAGGGCCGCAACGCCAGCAAATACACCTATGCCTACCCCCATGGCGAGAGCTACGCCATGCTGCGCGAACGGGTGCAGCGCGGCCTGCGGCGGGCGCTTTTTCTGGCGGGCGACGCGCCCCTGATCATTGTGGGGCACCAGGCCATCAACCGCGTGCTGCTTTCGCTCTTTTTGCGGCAGCGCAACGAAGACGTACCTTTTATGTATATTCCGCAAAACCAGTACTACCACATCAGCCTGACCCCGCGCCGCAAGGTGTTTGAGCGCGTGCCCTACGACGACAGGCAGGGGGCCAGCCTGCTTGAGCGATAA
- a CDS encoding DUF2079 domain-containing protein — protein sequence MGKDNAAGRQLIAEKLVLWYVPLVFAALFIWGSVLQMRSFVINDADFSYFLTQIWRVWNGWDWRTPFADVYEGHPFYAHHCTPLTALLAPLVGPWKSPYALSLLHGAATGAMAFVLPRLVRALYAEAGETSGSNWVWTAGVALVLFFFFRPVLTPWSRQTHYTTLVTPVLMLAVLMLHRRRWWALAACCFVVLMAQERAAPSIFSLGMYAFLLLGLRRAGLVLCAVSGLWFIAVTKVWLPYMRHLAGGGAGYAFEHFMDARGGWHNKLSYYLRLLAYSWFLPLLGRKALLCLLCTLPYLAMVAVSGYGQMWAMAGQYEDLPGVFLLLAICHACMWVQGRLRPAVWKKLLPAACVLMAAIMLATQTGWYNPAVTVARLLQHPDAAAYARLRDSLGRLPDFSPSVRVWVQSGLGPHVFYPYQRFAADINAMQGPLGDDVVIISPYAGTNFLVRNGGGVSRGEFDEAMAFFDAHPDLMRVKNDGVLIVYAGKKLQTTQPDLVRDLSR from the coding sequence ATGGGCAAAGACAATGCTGCAGGCAGGCAGCTGATCGCGGAAAAACTGGTGCTCTGGTATGTCCCCCTGGTCTTTGCCGCCCTGTTCATCTGGGGCAGCGTGCTGCAGATGCGTAGCTTTGTCATTAACGACGCGGATTTCAGCTATTTTTTGACGCAGATATGGCGGGTCTGGAACGGCTGGGACTGGCGCACCCCCTTTGCCGACGTGTATGAAGGCCACCCCTTTTACGCCCACCACTGCACGCCGCTAACCGCGCTGCTGGCCCCACTTGTGGGACCGTGGAAGTCCCCCTACGCGCTCAGCCTGTTGCACGGCGCGGCCACTGGGGCCATGGCCTTTGTACTGCCCCGGCTGGTACGCGCCCTGTACGCCGAGGCGGGCGAAACATCCGGCAGCAACTGGGTGTGGACCGCCGGTGTCGCGCTTGTTCTTTTCTTTTTCTTTCGTCCTGTGCTCACGCCCTGGTCGCGCCAAACGCACTACACCACGCTTGTAACCCCTGTACTTATGCTTGCGGTGCTCATGCTGCATCGGCGTCGCTGGTGGGCGCTTGCCGCGTGCTGTTTTGTGGTCCTGATGGCGCAGGAGCGGGCCGCGCCCAGCATCTTCAGCCTGGGCATGTACGCCTTTTTGCTGCTGGGGCTGCGCCGTGCGGGTCTTGTGCTGTGCGCAGTTTCCGGCCTGTGGTTTATTGCCGTCACCAAGGTATGGCTGCCGTACATGCGGCACCTTGCAGGAGGGGGCGCAGGCTATGCCTTTGAGCACTTTATGGATGCACGGGGCGGGTGGCATAACAAGCTGTCGTATTATCTGCGGCTGTTGGCGTACAGTTGGTTTTTGCCCTTGCTGGGGCGCAAGGCCCTGCTCTGCCTTTTGTGCACGCTGCCCTATCTGGCCATGGTGGCGGTGTCGGGCTACGGGCAGATGTGGGCCATGGCCGGACAGTACGAGGATTTGCCCGGCGTGTTTTTGCTGCTGGCCATCTGCCATGCCTGCATGTGGGTGCAGGGCAGGTTGCGCCCGGCAGTGTGGAAAAAACTGCTGCCCGCAGCCTGTGTGCTGATGGCGGCGATCATGCTGGCCACACAGACGGGGTGGTATAACCCCGCCGTAACCGTGGCGCGGCTGCTGCAACACCCTGATGCGGCGGCCTATGCCCGTCTGCGCGACTCGCTGGGGCGTTTGCCCGACTTTTCGCCTTCGGTGCGGGTGTGGGTGCAGTCGGGACTGGGCCCGCACGTGTTTTACCCCTATCAGCGCTTTGCCGCCGATATCAACGCCATGCAAGGGCCGCTGGGCGACGACGTGGTGATCATTTCGCCCTATGCGGGCACGAACTTTCTGGTCCGTAACGGCGGGGGCGTGTCGCGGGGCGAGTTTGATGAAGCCATGGCATTTTTTGACGCGCATCCTGACCTTATGCGCGTAAAAAACGACGGGGTGCTGATTGTCTATGCAGGTAAGAAGCTGCAGACCACGCAGCCTGATCTGGTCAGAGATTTAAGCCGTTAA
- the ilvB gene encoding biosynthetic-type acetolactate synthase large subunit, translating to MLRLSGAELTIRLLENQGVTHIAGIPGGFNLPLYDALGRRGTIRHILARHEQGAGFIAQGMARVTGRPGVVFATSGPGATNTLTALADARMDSVPLVCITGQVPLGMIGTDAFQEVDIYGMSIPATKHNFIVRSIEELLRVIPEAFAIASGDRPGPVLVDIPRDVQAAIAELEDLPAAGAPASMPEPDAQALARAAELMNRAERPLLLLGGGTSSPEASEAVLAFMEARRIPAVMSLRGLGAIPHGHELAVGMLGMHGARASNMLVEECDLLMVVGARLGDRATGRLDSFCPKTGIVHIDIDACEVGKLRIPQVGITADAAQALKALLPLLRNTNHEPWLKRVAACKAEHGLHFDRMDEVCSPYGIIRHVAEAMHGKGIVSTDVGQHQMRVAQAYPMMQPRQWLTSGGLGTMGFGLPAAIGAALAKPEETVVCFSGDGSLLMNIQEMATAVENHANVKIILCNNEALGLVQQQQDLFFGGRLFGSAFTAGTDFVRIAQGFGMPAYHLNDERDPRAVLEQALANPGPCLLEVRMSAEEKVFPMVPPGAANSQMIEGVNS from the coding sequence ATGTTACGTCTTTCGGGAGCAGAACTCACCATCCGCCTGCTGGAAAACCAGGGTGTCACGCACATTGCGGGTATTCCGGGCGGTTTCAATCTTCCCCTTTACGATGCCCTGGGGCGCAGGGGAACCATCCGTCACATTCTTGCCAGGCATGAGCAGGGCGCGGGCTTTATAGCGCAGGGCATGGCCAGGGTTACGGGCCGCCCCGGCGTTGTTTTTGCCACCTCCGGCCCCGGCGCCACCAATACGCTTACGGCCCTGGCCGACGCGCGTATGGATTCCGTACCGCTGGTCTGCATTACCGGTCAGGTGCCGCTGGGCATGATCGGTACTGACGCCTTTCAGGAGGTGGACATCTACGGCATGTCCATCCCGGCCACCAAACACAACTTTATTGTCCGCTCCATCGAAGAGCTGCTGCGCGTCATCCCCGAGGCCTTTGCCATCGCCTCTGGAGACCGCCCCGGCCCTGTGCTGGTGGACATACCGCGCGACGTGCAGGCTGCCATTGCCGAGCTGGAAGATCTGCCCGCAGCGGGCGCCCCGGCGTCCATGCCCGAGCCTGACGCGCAGGCGCTGGCCAGAGCCGCCGAACTCATGAACCGGGCGGAGCGCCCCTTGTTGCTGCTTGGCGGGGGCACGTCGTCGCCCGAGGCCTCTGAAGCGGTGCTGGCCTTTATGGAAGCCCGGCGCATCCCCGCCGTCATGTCGCTGCGCGGCCTTGGGGCCATCCCCCACGGGCACGAGCTGGCCGTGGGCATGCTGGGCATGCACGGGGCTCGGGCCTCAAACATGCTGGTTGAGGAGTGCGACCTGCTTATGGTTGTGGGCGCGCGCCTTGGCGACCGGGCCACGGGCAGGCTGGACAGCTTTTGCCCCAAGACCGGCATTGTGCACATTGATATTGACGCCTGCGAAGTGGGCAAACTGCGCATACCGCAGGTGGGCATTACGGCTGACGCGGCGCAGGCCCTCAAGGCCCTGCTGCCCCTGCTGCGCAACACCAACCACGAGCCGTGGCTCAAGCGGGTGGCCGCCTGCAAGGCGGAGCACGGCCTGCATTTTGACCGCATGGACGAGGTCTGCTCGCCCTACGGCATCATAAGGCATGTGGCCGAAGCCATGCACGGCAAGGGTATTGTTTCTACAGACGTGGGCCAGCACCAGATGCGCGTAGCCCAGGCCTACCCCATGATGCAGCCCCGGCAGTGGCTCACCTCTGGCGGGCTTGGCACCATGGGCTTTGGCCTGCCTGCCGCCATTGGCGCAGCGCTGGCAAAGCCGGAGGAAACCGTGGTCTGTTTTTCCGGCGACGGCAGCCTGCTGATGAATATTCAGGAAATGGCCACAGCGGTCGAAAACCACGCCAACGTCAAGATCATCCTGTGCAACAACGAGGCCCTCGGGCTTGTGCAGCAACAGCAGGATCTGTTTTTTGGCGGTCGCCTGTTTGGCTCGGCCTTTACGGCGGGCACGGACTTTGTGCGCATTGCACAGGGCTTTGGCATGCCTGCCTATCACCTCAACGACGAGCGCGACCCCAGGGCCGTGCTGGAGCAGGCCCTGGCCAATCCCGGTCCCTGTCTGCTTGAAGTGCGCATGAGCGCGGAAGAAAAGGTCTTTCCCATGGTGCCGCCAGGCGCGGCCAACAGCCAGATGATAGAGGGGGTTAACTCATGA